From the genome of Methylocystis echinoides:
AATCCTTGTTCGGCGAAGATTTCTTTCGCCGCTTTGCTTTTCAGGAAGGAAAGCAGTTTCTTCGGCCCCTCTCCCTGCGCCGACGAGGTAAGGGCGACCGGATAGGCGATTGGCGGATGCGACTCAGCGGGGAAGGTCGCAACGATCTTCACCTTCGGCTCTGATTTTGCGTCGGTAACATAAACGATCCCGAGAGCCGCTTCTTCGCGCGCGACGAACATCAATGCGGCGCGGACATTGTCGGTAAAGGCGAAATTCGGCTCCGCGAGGGACCACAGACCGTATTTCTCCAACGCCGCCTTTGCATATTTTCCGACCGGGACCGAAGCCGGATCGCCTGTCGCAATCTTGCCGGAGCCGATGGCGGCGGAAAAGGCCTCCTTGGTGAAGGGCAGTTTCTCCAGCTTCGATGTTTTCGGGGCGACCACGACCAGGACGTTGCCCAGAAGGTTCGTGCGCGTCCCTGCCTGGATGAGACTCTTCCCGGAGAGATAGTCCATCGACGCTTCGTCCGCGGAGATGAAAACATCCGCCGGCGCGCCGGACTCGATCTGCCTGGCGAGCGTCATGGAGCCGGCGTAGCTGACCTTCAACTCGACGCCCGACTTGGCCTTGAAGGCGCTCGATACGGCGTCGAGCGCATTTTTGAGGCTCGCCGCCGCGAAGACGGTGACAGTCGAGGCGCCCGCCGGCGCGCTCGGCGGCGCCGACGGAGCCGTAGACTCAGCCTGAGCCTGCAAGGTCCCAAGAGCGAGCGTAAGCGCCAAAGCGATGCATGAAAGTTTCATCGGACAACCCCTCGGACAACGGACGACCATCGGCGCGGTTGAATATGCAGGAATATGCGTAAGCAACGGAAGCGCCGGAGTCACGCGTAAAATTATCGCAATCGATGCCTGTTCTGACGCCATCCGGGGCGCAGAATATTGCCATTCGAGGGAATTGGGGCGCTCGCCGGCTTTCCAACCAAGCGCGAATATGCAAACTTTACGGCATATGCGGAAGAGAGTCATTCTGCCATGTCTGAATATTTCACCACCCGGGAGCTTGCCGCCCTCCTGCGGATCAAGGAGCGCAAGGTCTATGACCTCGTCTCCGGAAAGGCGGTGCCCGTTCGCCGCGTTACCGGTAAGCTATTGTTTCCAAAGAAAGAGATTGAGGCCTGGATTGCGAGCGGCGGCAATCAGGACGGGGCATGGATCAAAGAGAAGGCGGCGCCGGACCAGCCCTTGATCATGGCTGGCGGCCATGACCCGCTTCTGGAGTGGGCGTTGCGAGAGTCGCGTTCCGGGATCGCAGCCCTGCTCGATGGCGCGCTCGACGGTTTGGAGCGCATGAAAGCGCGCAACTGCCTGGCGGCCGGGCTCCACATTCCGGGAAATAACGACGGGGAGTGGAATGTCGACGCTGCCCGGGACATGTTCGCGCAGGAGCCTGTCGTCCTCATCGAGTGGGCGAAGCGAACCCGCGGGTTGATGTACGGCGCGTCCATCAAACGCCCGATCGCCAAGCTCGCAGACCTCGGCGCCCTGCGGTTCCAGCCACGCCAACCGGAGGCGGGCAGCGAGTTGATCCTCTCAGCGCTGCTCGCAAAGGAGGGATTGGAAAGATCGAGCTTGAAGATCAGCGACGCCATCGAGCGCTCCGAAACCGATCTCGCCATGGCGGTGGCGGCCGGGCGCGCGGATGTCGGACTGGGAATCGAGGCTGTCGCGCGACAGTTTCAGCTCGAGTTCACGCCGCTCGTGGTGGAGCGCTTCGATCTCCTGGTTTGGCGCAAAGCATATTTCGGTCCGCCATTTCAAAAATTCCTGCGCTTTTGTTCAAGCGACGCCTTCAAGGATCGCGCCAGGGCTTTCGGCGGCTATGACTGCGCCGGGTTGGGGAACGTAATGTTCAACGGCGCATGACGGCGACGCGCGCGTCATTCAGTCGGCCAGCCAGGGCTGACGCTCGTTCGCGGCGTTTTCCACGACCGCGGGAATTGTGAAGTAGAAGGCCGCGCCCTCCCCCGGCTTCGCTTTCACGCCGATGCCCCAGCCGTGGCGGTCGGCGATCGATTTGCAGATCGCCAATTCGATCCCGGTTCCGGGATACTCCGTCTTGGCGGAAATCGTTCGAAACGGTTCGAACACAGCCTGCGCGAATTCTTCGTCGAACCCGACGCCGCTGTCGGCGATCTCCAGCCGAATGACGTCGCATTCTGCGGAGCCCTCAATTCGGATTTCGGGGGCCTCTCCGGCCTTTCGATATTTGATCGCGTTCATCAAAATGTTTCGCATCAAGCAGGCGAACTGGGACCGATCCGCTTCAAACCGCAACGCTGGAAGCTTGATCGAGACATGCGCGCCCGCATCGGCGATGACGCCGCCGAGGTCGCGGAGGAGCGCATCTATTTCTTCGCGCATGTCCAGGATCTCGAGACGTTGTCCTCCCATGACGGCGCTGGAATAGGTCAGCAGATCGTCGACGAGCTTGCGCGCGGTCGCCGCGTAGCTGCGCATGGCTTCCTGCGCATATAGCATGTCCGCCTTGTTGGAGGACGCCAAGGCGTTCTCCAGCAAGTCCGAAAACGCCTCGATTCTGCGCAGCGGCTCCTGAAGATCGAGCGACGTGACGTAGATGAAGCGGGCCAGCGGCTCCGACGTCGTCGCGGCGGCATGGTCGCTTTCCAGCGCCTGTTTGAGATTTTCAACCGTCCGCCGCGCGCCATCCTCGAGGGACCTGCGCAGGAATTGCTGAAACGGGCGCATGAACAGCCGCCGCTCCTGCACTTCAATGCTGAAAGAGACAAGCGTCGACTCGTCGTTCTGCTTTTCGAACGCGTAATGCGCGATGAACGGCTCCGTCACCCCTTTGAGGGAGATCGCCCGCGGCGGGGCGAAAGACTGAATTTCGAAGGTGGACACGGTGCGAATGCCGCGATCGAGCGTCGTTTGCCGGGCCCTCATGCCGGCTTTCGCCGCGCCTTGGGCGAGAGGCTCGAACTCCACAACCTGCGGGCACCAGCGCGTATAATTCCTGAAGAACCCATGGCCCGCGAAATCGAACACCGCGCAGAGCGGGCGCTTGACCACGGTCGTGGCGGCTCCGCTGATCACGCTCGCCGACTTGGAGGTTAGCATTGCAACGACTCCGGAAAGACTGCTCATCTGAGAGATGAGTTGGTCACCGGCAACCCAACATTCAACGCTTCAGGCGACACTACGCTTGTCGAGCCCAAGTCCTATTCCCGGCGCTTTCGAAGCCTGCGCGGATTTCGCTTTGTTGCTCCTAAGTAGGGGTACGACTTGATTCCCCGGAAAAACGAACAACGTTTCGCTTCGAGGCCAGATGGAGTGCAAAGAAATGAGCGCCGGCGTCGAAGGCGGACTTCTCGTAATGGCGGTGGGGTTGTTCGTGATCCTGCTGCTTGCCGAAAAGATGCGCCCTTACAAGCCCGTTCCAACGTCAAGTTTGCGCGAGTCGTTTACGACGAACGCCTCGGCTTTTCTTTTCAACAATCTCGTCTTGAACGCGCTCTCCCTTTCGAGCCTGTTTGTCGTCGCCCAACGCTACGGCGCCCATGGCCTGCTGCATGGATTGCAGGATGGCCCGCTGAAATGGGCGCTTTCCTTCGTATTCTTCGACTTCGCCGTCTACTGCTGGCACTTTCTGGGGCACAAGTCGGAGCGGCTTTGGCGTCTCCACAAGGTGCATCACAGCGACAAGAACATCCATGTCTCGACCGGCCTGCGCTTCCACGTGCTGGACCAACTTTTGGAAGTGGGCGTGAAATGCATTGGCGTCCTGGCGATCGGCGTAACCGCGAACGTCGTGGTCGTGTGCGAGATTATCAGGATGTTTTTCGTCTTCTTCCACCACGCCAATGTCGCCGTGCCGGGCGAGCGCTGGCTCTCCTATCTGGTGATCACGCCCAGTCTGCACCGCGTGCATCATTCGACGCGGCGCATCGAGCATGACAGCAATTACGGGATCGTCCTCGCGATCTGGGACATGATTTTCGGCACGCGCAAGGAGCTTGCGCCAGAAAAATTCGGTCTCGAAAACGTCGAAGCGACCAACATCCTCCAGCTTTTCAGCCTGGCCTTCGTGACCGAATACTACTTTGCGCGCGTGTTGCACCTCCTGCCGAGAGCCGAGACGCGTCACGATCTGAAGCCTGCGATGATCCCCTTGCGCGCCCGCTGCCGAGATCAACGCCCCTTGTGATCCGCGCCCTTGTCCAGCGTGCTGGCGCGGGGCGGCAGAAGGTTCTTCTCGCGCAGCAGAACAACAAAGGCGTCCTCGGTGGTCAGGCCGATCCATCCGCCCGCGTCCTGCACCCAATAAATATCCCAGACATTGAGCCATCCGTTCGCCTCGAGCGCATCGGTCATCATGTCTTCATGGAACATAAAGGTCACGCGCATGGCTCCAACGGCGTGTCGCCTCTTGCAGAGCGCTCCGTTGGAAATCGTCCAACGATACTTGCCTTTATGTTGGGCGCGGGCGGACCGCTGCAAGGCGGATAGACGAGGGCCCGTCACCGCGACGAGCCTTCCGCCGGGAGACGATCTGGGATGCAAAGCGTCAGGCGCGGGCGCAAGCCGGCGCCGATCCGACGATTTGCCGCCCTTGTCGAGGTTCGCCTGGAGTGCTAGAACAAATATCGAACAGAAGCCCGCTGACCGCGATGATCTGTGGACAAGCTGGCGGGGTGCGCCAGATGGGAGCCACATTGCACTAAAGTGCGGCGCGTTTAGCATGTGGAGAGAGACATGGCGGGGAGCGTCAACAAGGTCATTCTGGTCGGCAATCTCGGGCGCGATCCGGAAGTGCGAACCTTTTCCAACGGCGACCGCGTCGTGTCCTTTTCGCTGGCCACGACCGAGTCGTGGCGCGACAAGAACACCGGCGAGCGGAAAGATCGCACCGAGTGGCACAATATCCAGATTTTCAACGAGAACCTGGGCCGCATCGCTGAGCAATATTGCCGCAAGGGCTCGAAGATTTATCTCGAGGGCCAGCTTCAGACGCGCGAATATACCGACAAGGACGGCAATCAGCGCAAGGTGACGGAGGTTGTCGTTCCGCGCTTCCGCGGCGAGATGACCCTGCTCGACAGTAAGGGCGGCGGGCGCGGCGAAGGCGATTTTGAGGGCGGCGGCTATGGCCAGAGCGGCGGCGGCTCCTTTGGCCGAAGCTCCCCCATGGAGCGCGCCCCGGCGGAGCGGCGTCCGGCGCCGGCGGCGGGCGGCGGGCGGCTCTCGGACCAGCTCGACGACGATATCCCCTTCTAAAGCGAGGCGATCGCCAGCGGCTACGCTTTGGGCCGCATGCGCCTTGCAGCGCAGCGGCGCCGCGCCGGTATTGCCTTGTGGCGCCGGTTGATATAGCAAAACCTGAGCGAGGCGCGGCCCGATCCGTGCGACGAAGAGGAAAGCGCGAGCAAGCGCCATGAGTCAGAAGCCGATTAACGTCACCCACCTCTCCACGTTGGTCGCGGTCGCGATCCTGGTGGGCACGGAGCTTGTCGGCGCGTCCTGGGCGGCCGGTTGGGCGCTCGGCGGCCTGTTTCAGCTCGACCCGACAATCAGCCGAGCGATCGAAGTCGCCTTCTCGCTGCTGGGTTTCGTCGGTCTCTACTTCTTCATGAAGACCGCCATTCGCAATGAGCCCATCCGCGGTTGACGGCTGAAAGCCCAATCCTGATTGCTGATCTTTCAGGCCCTCGCCCAGAGGACGCCTCATTGCGTGGCCATAGCAGTCGCTTTCAAGGGTGATTCAGGGATGATGGATAAGCAGGACCGCCGTTCCTTCCTCAAGACTGCTGCGGCGACCGGCGCGCTCGGCGCCGTCGGCGCGCCGCCAGCGGGAGCGGCCGCGTCGCGGATCACTAACGTCAAGCTGGGCGAGGCCGCGCCCTTCTCCTTCGAGGCGCTGAAGCAGGAAGCGCAGCGGCTCGTGAAGGAGCCCTATCGCAATCCGAACATCCCCTCGCCCGAGATCACCTCGCAGATCGACTACGAGAAGTGGGGCCACATCACCTACAACACCGACCACGCGCTTTTCGCCGATACGAAGGAGCGCTTTCCGGTCGAGTTCTTCCATCTCGGCATGTTCTTCCGAAAGGCCGTGCGCGTGCATGTCGTCGAGAACGGCGAGGCGCGCGAGGTGCTGTACGACACCAGCTATTTCAACATGCCGGAGGATTCCGTCGCCCGGCAGTTGCCGCCGGGGGCCGGCTTTGCCGGCTTCCGCATCCAGGAGGCGAAGGACGGCGCGCTCGACTGGAAGAAAAACGACTGGGTCGCCTTCCTCGGGGCCTCCTATTTCCGGGCGATTGGCGAGCTCCGTCAATACGGGCTTTCTGCGCGCGGCGTGGCGCTCGACACCTGGCAGGCCGGCGCGCCCGAGGAATTCCCCGATTTCACGCACATCTATATCGGCCCCGAGACTCAGGACGGCGTCGTGCTGCACGCGCTGCTCGAGGGCCCGTCCATCGTCGGCGCCTACAAGTTCTTGATGGCGCGCGGCAAGGGCGTCGTGATGGATATCGACTGCTCGCTTTATCTGCGCGGCAAATTCACCCGTTTCGGCATCGCGCCGCTGACCTCCATGTATTGGTTCTCAGAGACGGTGAAGCCGACCGGCATCGACTGGCGCCCCGAGGTCCATGATTCAGACGGGCTCAGCATGTGGACAGGCTCGGGCGAGCGGCTTTGGCGGCCGCTGAACAATCCCCCCCGCGTCATGGCTTCGGCGTTCAGCGACACGAATCCGAAGGGCTTCGGCCTGATGCAGCGGGACCGCAATTTCGACCATTATCTCGACGGCGTGTTTTACGACCGGCGCCCGAGCGTGTGGATCGAACCCAAGGGCGATTGGGGCTCGGGATCGATCCATCTCATCGAAATCCCGACCGACGACGAAATTCATGACAACATTGTCGCCATGTGGGTCCCGGAAAAGCCGGCGCTTCCCGGCGCGAATTTCAACTTCTCCTATCGCCTGCACTGGCTCGCCGACGAGCCCTACCCGACGCCGCTCGCGCGCTGCGTGGCGACGCGCCTCGGCAATGGCGGCCAGCCCGGCAGGCCGCGTCCCAAGGGCGTGCGCAAATTCATGGTCGAGTTCCTCGGCGAGCCGCTCGCCAAGCTCCCCTTCGGCGTGAAGCCCGAGCCCGTCCTCTGGGCCTCCCGCGGGAGCTTCTCCTATATTTTCACGGAGGCGGTCTTCGACGGCGTGCCGGGCCATTGGCGCGCCCAGTTCGATCTCACGGTCGAGGGGAAAGAGCCGGTCGAGATGCGTGTTTATCTCAAGAACGGCGACACGATTCTGACCGAGAACTGGCTTTACCAGTATCACCCGTTCTGAGCCGACGCTTTAATCGAGCTTCGTCTGATAGGAGCCGTCGCGCGCCATGGTCAGCAGCCGCGCGGCCGAGTCGCGCCAGCTCATCGGCGCGAGCGTCGACGGTCGCGGCCTCTCGATGAGCGCCTGGTCGAGGGCTTGGTCGAGGGCTTGGGCGAGGGCGTCGCTGTCCAGAAGCCGGAAATAGGTCGCGCTATCGCCGGCTGTCTCACGAAAAACAGGTATATCGCTGGCGATCACAGGCGTAGCGTAGCGCGCCGCTTCGACGATCGGGAGACCGAACCCTTCCGCCGCCGAAGCAAGGACCGTGGCGCGCGCATGGCGGTAGAGCAAGGCGAGATCGGCGTCGCTGGCGTCGGCGAGCCAGAACAGCCGCTTGCCAAATTCCGGATGCCGGACCATGCGCCGCTCGAAATGCCGCATCCCCCAGCCTCTCGCGCCGACGATGACGAGAGCGGCGTCGAGCCCGCGCGCCCAGAGTGTTTCCATGGCGTCGAGCGCGACGGGATGGCCTTTGCGCGGCTCGATGGTGCCGACGCTGAGGAAATAAGGCCGGCCGTGCGCGAGCCGTTGTGCGAGCCGCGAGGCCTCGCCGGTCTGCGAGCTGGAGAAGTCATCGCCGAGACGCCACCAGCCGATGGGATATCCTTTTCGCCCCTGGCCGCTCGTAACGAGATAGTCGCGCAGGCTTTCGGCTGTGGCGCGCGAATTCGCGATGACGCCGTCGCTTTGCAGCACGATCTGCTGCATCCACGCCTCGAAACGCTGCGCGACAGGCGGGCTGAAAGCCGCAGGATAGAGGATCGGCAGAATATCATGCAGGCAGACGATCGCCGCGCCGCCCTTCGCCTTTATCTGCTCGACGATCGGCGGATATTCGTCGAGGTGGTTCCAGCTCGCATCGAGCATGACGAAGACGTCGCCGTCTTCGATCGCGACTTTTTCCGGCGCCCGCGGATGGCTGTAATAGGCATGGAGCGCGCCCTCGTGGATCGCGACGGGAATGCAAAGCCCCAACTCGAAGCCGTGGCGCGCGATCTCGCGGACGACGCGCTGAATGCCGGTGTTCTTGCCGGAGCGCAGGGCGCTCGTCATGTCGAAGAGCATCCGCGGTCGCGTCGTCAACGTCTCGGGAAAAACGTCGGCTTCGGCGCGCGCCCAGTTTGGCGGGCCGCCGGGCGCATCGGCGTTGGGGAACAGCTTGGCGTGAAGGGTACCGAGCAGGCGGGAGACGGTCCAGTAAAGCTCCTGGATCTTCAGCCGGACAAACTTTTCGAGACCTTTGGCCTCGACCGCGGCCGCCTCTCGCCGCGCCACAGCGTCGAGGTAGGCGCGAATCCTTTCCGCATCATTGGATCGGCGCTCTTCGGCCAAGGTACGACATCTTTCCTAGCGCACAAGGTTGCGGCGGCATGAGTAGTCGACGCCGGCTACAAAGGGAAGCAAAAAGGCGCCCTCCCCCGCCTGCTGAACGTGGCTTGCCGCTCGGCGCCTGAACGGATTATCTTGCCCGGGCGCAGGCATGAACGCAGCCTTAGGCAAGCCGCCAGCAGAGCGGTCAACTCTCCACCCGGACCCTCAAGACGCAGCTGAATGGCGAACGAAAGACCCTGCCAGATCGAGATGATCCGCCACGCGCCGAAGCGGCCGATGACGGCGTTTTTTCGGTTCTTCAATTCCGAGGGCGAGTGCGTCCTGGCCTTCCCCTATCGCCTGCAAGACCGCGTCACTCATTTCAACGAAGTGATGATGGATCCGCGCCTGTCCGTGCAGGTCGACGCTGGCGAGGCCGACGCGCGGATTTCGGTGCGCGTGCGGCCTTGCGACAGTTATTATCAGTTTCGGCGCAAGCTTTCCCATTTCCTGGGCAACTTCCGCACAAAGCCCGCCCCGCCCAGGCCCGATCCCACGCGCATCGCTCCGTTCGTGGCCGAGGGAACGGCGACGTCGTCGGAAACGCCGCTCGTCAGCATCGTCATTCCGACACGCGATCGCGCGGCCCTGCTGGCCCGCGCCGTAGAGACGCTGTTCGAGAATGCGCGCTGGCCGAACAAGGAGCTCATCATCGTCGACAATGGCTCCGTCGAGACCGAGACGTTGGCGCTTTTCGATCGGCTTCGCGCGCGGCCGAACGTCACCATCCTGCGCCGTGACGAACCCTTCAATTTTGCCCGCCTCGTCAATGAAGGCGCGCGTGCGGCGCGTGGCGACGTGCTGGCCGTGCTCAACAATGACGTCGAAACCGACAACCCCGACTGGCTGGGGCCGCTCGTTCGGCTCGCAATCGACCCGCGCGTCGGCGTCGTTGGCGCGAAATTGCTGTATGAAGACGGAACCGTCCAGCACGCCGGCATTGTGCTGGGCATCCGCGGGCTCGTCGCCCACGCCGGATGCGGGCGCGACCCTGACGACCCGGGCCCCTACGCCATGTTGACCACGACGCGGCGGGTCTCGGCCGTCACAGGCGCTTGCCTTTTCACCCGCCGCGACGTCTTCGACGAGTTGGGAGGCTTCGACGAGGCCTTTGTCGTCGAGTTCAACGATGTCGATTATTGCCTGCGCGCCGGCGCGGCGGGTTATTCCGTCGTTTACGCCGCAGAGCCGGCCCTCATGCACAAGGAGGGCTCGACGCGGCAGGCGCGCCCGCTGCGGGAGCGGGAGGTTCTCGATCGCAGCCTCTTCGTGCGACGCTGGGGCCGCGCCCTCATCGACGATCCGTATTATCCGCCCGAGCTGACGCTGCGCGATGAGTCGCTGGCGCTGGCGGAGACGAAAAATGGCTAGCCTTCTAACAGCCGCCGACATCCGTTTCGCCGTCGCCCCTATGATGGAGTGGACGGATCGTCATTGTCGCTTCTTCCATCGCACCCTTACCCGGCGTGCGCGTCTCTATACGGAAATGCTGACGACCGGGGCCGTGATTCATGGCCAGCGCGACAGGCTCATGAGCTTCGACGCCTTCGAGCAGCCGGTCGCCTTTCAACTCGGCGGCTCGGATCCGGGCGAACTCGCGCGCGCCGCGAAAGTCGTGGAAGCCTTCGGCTATTGCGAGGTTAATCTCAACGTTGGCTGTCCCTCGGACCGGGTCCAGAACGGCGCCTTCGGCGCCTGCCTCATGCAGCGTCCCACCCTCGTCGCCGATTGCGTGAAGGCGATGAAAGACGCGGTCGCTCTGCCGGTCACCGTCAAGTGCCGCATCGGCGTCGACGATCAGGACCCCGAGCAAGCACTATTTGAAATGGCGGCGCGTTGCGTGGCCGCCGGCGCCGACGCCCTCGTCGTTCATGCGCGCAAGGCGTGGCTGCAGGGTCTGTCACCTAAGGAAAACCGCGACGTTCCGCCCCTCGATTATCCGCTCGTGCATCGCCTCAAGGCCGCCTTCCCGGCGACGCCGATCGCCATCAACGGCGGCATTGCGACGATTGCACAAATGCAGGAGCAGCTTCGAGTGATGGATGGCGTTATGGTCGGACGCGCCGCGTATCACGATCCCGCTCTCCTGCTCGAGATCGACCAGGCGCTCTTTGGCGCGCCGGCGCCGGTCAAGGACGGCTTCGCCGCCGTCGACGCCTTTCTGCCCTACGTCGAGCGCGAACTCGGCAAGGGCGAGAAGCTCTCCAATATCACGCGCCACATGCTTGGCCTCTTCGCGGGCCTGCCAGGCGCCCGCAGCTTCCGTCGGCGGCTGGCCCTCGACGCGGTCCGGCCTGGCGCGGGCGTGGAGGTTCTCATTGGGGCGGTCAGCGAAGTGACGCGCGCCATGGCCCGGCTTCGCGACGTTCATGCGGCGTGACGCTCACCGGGCCGACAGCGCCGTTAGCACGGCGATCTCCGCGACCTGCTGCGCAGCGCCGAGAACGTCGCCCGTATAACCGCCAATCTGCCGCTGCGCGAGTTTCGACACGACGACGGCGGCGCCGAAGGCGCCCATGATCGCCACGACGGTCTGCGCGAGCGACGCGCCGGCGAGCGCCGGCGTCACAGCGATCGCGGACCCCAGATAAAGGGCGACGCGCGTCGCCGCGGGGGACGGCGTCGCCGCGGAAGCCCCGGCGCCGTCTCCGCGGGCCGGACGCATCGTCACGAGCGGAATGAGACCGACGGCGCGCGACAGCGCCGACGCCGCAATGATCGAGACCGCCGCGAGAACGGCGCCCCGCTCGAACAGCGCGCCAATCGCGGCGACGCGGGCGAAGGTCGCCAGGCAAAGGGCCAAGCCGCCAAATGAGCCCAGCCGGCTGTCGCGCATGATCGCAAGCTTTTGATCCCGCGTTGCGCCGCCGCCGAAGCCGTCGGCGACATCCGCCAGACCGTCTTCGTGCAGCGCGCCCGTCGCCAGAGCCAGAGCGCCGACGGCGCCGACCCCCGCAACCGTCGCCGGCAGATGCAAGAGCGCCGCAGAAACGACGACGACTGAGCCAACCCCGCCGATCGCTGCGCCGGCCAAGGGCGTGGCCCAGCTCACGCGCGAGAAATCGGGCATGACATGCCCTTCCTTTCCCGCGCTCACAGGCAGACGGGAATAAAATCGCAGGCACGCGCGTATGTCATCGCCAATCGTGGGGGTCATGCCCTTTCATGGCCGAAGGCGGTAAAATTGTCGAGCGCCAGCGCCTCAATTCATGTGAACGATCTGAATGGCGGCGGGGGCCAGCACCACGAGCATCAGAACAGGAAGAAAGAAGATGATCATCGGCACTGTCAGTTTTGGCGGCAGAGCGGCCGCCGCCTTTTCGGCTTCCATCAAGCGGGCGTCGCGGCTTTCCTGAGCGGTTACGCGGAGCGCCTGCCCGAGCGGCGTTCCATACTTTTCCGCCTGGATCAGCACGGTCACGACCTGCTTGGCCGCGGCAAGGCCGGTTCGCGCCGCAAAATTATTGTAAGCCGTCCGCCGGTCCGGCAAATAACTCAACTCCGCCGTGGCCAGCGCAAACTCCTGCGCGAGCTCAATGGACTGAGAGCCAACTTCCTGCCCGACTTTTCGAAAGGCGGCTTCAATCGACATGCCGGCTTCCACGCAGATCAGCATCAGGTCGAGGGCGTCGGGAAACGCTCTCCGCATCGATTGTTGCCGCTTGGCAGTCACATTGCTCAAAAAGAGCTCGGGAGCCTTGATCCCGGCAT
Proteins encoded in this window:
- the dusA gene encoding tRNA dihydrouridine(20/20a) synthase DusA; the encoded protein is MASLLTAADIRFAVAPMMEWTDRHCRFFHRTLTRRARLYTEMLTTGAVIHGQRDRLMSFDAFEQPVAFQLGGSDPGELARAAKVVEAFGYCEVNLNVGCPSDRVQNGAFGACLMQRPTLVADCVKAMKDAVALPVTVKCRIGVDDQDPEQALFEMAARCVAAGADALVVHARKAWLQGLSPKENRDVPPLDYPLVHRLKAAFPATPIAINGGIATIAQMQEQLRVMDGVMVGRAAYHDPALLLEIDQALFGAPAPVKDGFAAVDAFLPYVERELGKGEKLSNITRHMLGLFAGLPGARSFRRRLALDAVRPGAGVEVLIGAVSEVTRAMARLRDVHAA
- the cobS gene encoding adenosylcobinamide-GDP ribazoletransferase, whose amino-acid sequence is MTPTIGDDIRACLRFYSRLPVSAGKEGHVMPDFSRVSWATPLAGAAIGGVGSVVVVSAALLHLPATVAGVGAVGALALATGALHEDGLADVADGFGGGATRDQKLAIMRDSRLGSFGGLALCLATFARVAAIGALFERGAVLAAVSIIAASALSRAVGLIPLVTMRPARGDGAGASAATPSPAATRVALYLGSAIAVTPALAGASLAQTVVAIMGAFGAAVVVSKLAQRQIGGYTGDVLGAAQQVAEIAVLTALSAR
- a CDS encoding type II secretion system F family protein, producing the protein MAGYRGPQAEIAFLFFRAVSPIAFLIAAILYFYVLGDPDTEFMTEAGACVAALYAGIKAPELFLSNVTAKRQQSMRRAFPDALDLMLICVEAGMSIEAAFRKVGQEVGSQSIELAQEFALATAELSYLPDRRTAYNNFAARTGLAAAKQVVTVLIQAEKYGTPLGQALRVTAQESRDARLMEAEKAAAALPPKLTVPMIIFFLPVLMLVVLAPAAIQIVHMN